The sequence CAGATCTGCATGTCGGCTTGTCCGAAGGGGACGTGGATGGTGACCTTGCCATTGCACTGAAAAAAGATATGACCTTGGCGGACTTCGCGACAATCGCACAACAGCCACAAACACTGGTGGACGTGTTTTCTTTTGCCTCCAACCTGAGCCTGCCCGAGGGCTTAGTCCCCGACCAGCAAAGTCTGCTCGTTCCTCTGTTTGAAGGGATGCAAACAGGCGTATTCGAACAACAGGAAGGAAAGCTGGTCCATCAGGCTGAGATCAAAGACGACCAACTGCTGCTTAATGGCCAAGAGTTAGTTTTGTAGCGAGGTACGCATGACTCAATGCGTTTGACAAAAAAGGGGGGGGGCATGGCAAGGAAAAATGAAAAAATCAGTTCCACGCGCAGGCAGTTCCTGATTCGTGTCCCGGTTTTAACAGCCGGGCTCGTGGCTTTGATGAAAACACCCGGCCGGGCTTGGGTGCCGACCGGGAATTATCGCCGGCGAATTGATTCACAAATGTGTATTAATTGCCAAACCTGTGTTGATGTCTGTCCGACCAATGCCATCGTAGAGGGCAATGACACCTGCGTCGTCAATGCCACCCTCTGCATCGGTTGCCAAGTCTGCGATGCGGAATGTCCTGTTGAAGCCATCGAAGAGGGAACGGAGATCATTGCGCCCACCGTGTACACTGACGAATGTGTGGCGTGCGGTGCCTGTACAAATGAATGTCCAACCAACGCCATCAGTGTTGGTGAGTATGCCGTCATCACCATCAATGCGTGTTCCGGCTGTCGTAAGTGTGTGGATAGCTGTCCGGTTCAAACACTTGGGTAATGGCAATCTAAATGATTATCCTGCATCAAGAAATGATTGGTAATTCTACTAATTATTTCTTGATGCATAACGGGGAGCTGAGGGGCCGGGCTTTTAAACCCCAAAAGCTCAGATAAAAGGTAAATTTTCCTGAATCAGGCACTTCCGAAAAGGCCGCGCAGTAAGCCTGGTCCCTCTCCAGCGTTTTGTTAGGATTTTATATCAATATAGCACCACCATCAATTACGAGAGATGTTCCTGTTATATAAGGATTTTTCATCAAATAAATATATGCGTCCGCTACTTCTTCAGGTGAAGCGATCTTTCCAGAAGGGAACTGTTGAGCATACGCCTCCACCTCTGGTGGTTTGGGGGCAACAAAACCGGGGCTTACAACGTTGACTCTTATTGGTGCCAATTCTACCGCCAATAATCGGCAAAATGCATCAGTGGCACTATTAATGATTGTCATGGTTGAAGCGTTTTTGAAGATTTTTTCGCCAGCAATACCGGTTGTCAGAATAATACTGCCATTTTGTCGAATATGACCTTGTGCTTTTTGTATGAGCTGGTACTGTCCCCAAAATTTGGTTTCAAATGCTTGTTTTGCCTGTTTAATATCAGTTTCAGCAAAAGGTGCGGGGGAGATTTCCGGCCTTGCAGTAATGACAAGATGATCGATATCTCCGATTTCTTCCATTACGCTCACCGTTTCATTTTCTGAGGTTATATCAAAGGAATAAGTTTCAATTCCGTTGCCAATTAGGGCCGCTAAATCATTATGTCTTCCTGCCGCATTTCTGGACGCTATAATAAGTTGTCCCCCAGCTTTGTAGGCGTGTTTTGAAATGGCAAGCCCAATGCCAGAACTACCGCCAACTATAAGAATCTTTTTATTATGTAATGAATTGTTCATCGTTTCCTTTGGACCCTAACGTTTAAAATGAGCAATCAAAAAGCCGCCTGCAGGTTTTTGATTGACCTCCTTTGGGTTGTTATATTCTTCAGTCATTTACAGCTTCCAAGTCGGATTCGAGTATCCACAAACTATTCTCGATTTCATTATGACAATGAAGGCCAATAAGCTTGTCAGCATTATCGATTTGGACCAAGAAGCGAGAACGCTCATTGAGCGGCTTTACAATTGTCCCTTCTTCACCGATTAGTGACCAGTAGTTTTCACTCGGATCGCAATCATCAGGTGTCTTCGTCGTATTGTTGATTGAAAGTAGTTTTACTTTGGTTCCGACTTTCATGCTACTACCTTTGGAATATAACTATAAATAGACAGTTCTGTATAAAACCTCAAACACAGAAAGCCCCTGCTATATAAATTCTTCTACCAAATTACTATCATGCGATTTTTAAGATAAGAATCGGTAAGTTACGGGCATGCGATCAATTCTATGCCCGTTTTATACAGACCTGCATAAATCCTCACAGCAGACCGTCCATCGGACTTTGCACCCCTTTTCCACCTTTATTAAGAACGTGTGTGTAAATCATGGTTGTATTCACATCCTTATGCCCCAATAATTCCTGTATTGTACGAATATCGTACCCAGCTTCCAACAAATGGGTTGCAAAGCAGTGGCGAAAGGTGTGACACCCGACTCTTTTGACGACACCGGCACGGGAAACCGCTTCACGGACAGCTCGTTGCAAAATCGTCTCGTGTACATGATGCCGCCCCTCTTCGCCGGTGATTTTATTTTTCCAGCGGTTCGCTTGTGGAAAAACCCACTGCCAGCGCCAATCCCACGGGGCTTGCGGATATTTCCGATCAAGGGCGCCTGGCAACGGAACCTTGCCACAACCATCGTTCAGGTCTTTGTCATGAATTTTCTTAACGTGAATCAAGTGTTCCTGTAAAGCAGCCACCAATGATTGCGGCAACATAGTGCGTCTGTCTTTTCCACCTTTACCATCGCGAACCAGAAGTTCCCTTCCAGCAAAATCCAAATCCTGCACCCGCAATTGCAGACATTCCATCAAGCGCAATCCAGAACCATAGAGCAAACTGGCCATCAACCATTTATCGCCATTTAACTGATCGAGAACCGCCTTAACCTCTTCGCGAGTCATGACCACCGGCAGTCGTTTTGGCTTACGCGCCCGGATCACCTCACCCAAATCACCGATATCCCGACCGATGACATGCCGATACAGGTAAAGAATTGCGCTCAATGCCTGATTTTGGGTCGAAGCGCTGACCTTTTTCTTGACGGCCAAGTAAGTCAGAAAAGCGTTGATTTCTGACTCACCCATATCTTTCGGATGCTGTTTTTTGTGAAACAAAATATAACGCCGAACCCACTGACAGTAGGTTTCTTCCGTGCGAGGGCGATAATGTCTGGAGCGCATCGATTCTCGCATTTGATCCAGCAACTTAGGCGGTCTTTTGGGATTATCAGCTCTAACTGATACTTCCTCCTCACTGATCATGTCACCTCGCACACCTGTCGCTGCGTGAATTCGCGTGATATTTAGTCTTCGCTCCAGCGTTTTTTTAAAGATAGAAGTTAATACATTGTTCAGAAAAATTCTATTTTTCTAATAATTCTACCTAATTGGTAAAACGAGAGGCACTCTCCATATTTCCTCATTCAGGGTTTGTATACCAACAAGCTCCCCTCTACTCATAGCTGAATGTCGAGATACCCTATCGGCAAGCCTTTTGTGTTACACTGACTCCGTAATGAGTCATGTTGTTCCAACGAGGGCAAAATATCTTTGGGAATGACCGTTTGGGGAAAATCTTTCCTGAACTTAAAGAACACCTTCAGCATCCCCTTCTTATTCCCTACCCCCGTCATACGTGTTGATTTCAACCCCCGCGGAAGCAAACGATTCAACACGTTGAAATCACTTACCTCGTAAGACAAAAGGACAAAAAAAATGAGCACACTATTATCGCAAGGCACAATCGGTAATGTCGCGCTAAGAAATAGAGTTGTGATGCCTCCTATGTGTATGTATCAAAGTGACGATACGGCTCAAGTCAAGGATTTCCATAAATACCACTACACCGCCAGGGCATTAGGCGGGATTGGTCTTATCGTCGTTGAAGCCACGGGCATTGAAGGACGCGGGAGAATTTCAGACTATGATCTCGGCATTTGGACGGACGCGCAAATGCGCACGCACAAAGAGCTTGTGGACGAATGCCATAAATTCGGGGCCAAAATGGCTCTGCAAATTGCCCATGCCGGCAGAAAAAGTGAGGTGAAAACGACCATTCCCGTTGCGCCAAGCGCCATCGCTTTTTCCCAGGAAGTGCCGTATAAAAAACCTGAGGCACTGACGTTGGAAGGCATTGAAGAGATAAAAGAATTGTTTGCCGATGCCGCCGTCAGAGCGCAGAACGCAGGGTATGACATCATTGAACTTCACGCTGCGCACGGCTATCTGTTGTGCGAGTTTTTGTCTCCTTTGACGAATCAACGACAAGATAGGTATGGCGGCAGCCTGGAAAACAGGTGCCGTATTGTTTTGGAAACAGTCAAAGCCATCAAAGAAAAGGTCGACATTCCTTTGATGGTCAGGATCTCTGCGGATGAATGGATGGAGAACGGCTGGAAGGTGGAAGATTCCATCTATCTGTCAAAAGAGTTGGAAAAGATCGGAGTGGCTGCGATGCATATTTCGGCTGGTGGCAACCACGAGGTTGTCGATCATCTGCCAGCGTTTGAACCACTTTATCAGTGTGATTATGCCCAGAAGATCAAACAGGCGGTTTCCATTCCCGTGATTGCGGTTGGTTTAATCACAACGCCACAACAGGGCGAAGGGATTCTGAAAAATGGCATGTGTGATTTTGTCGCCTACGGCAGAGAGCTGTTACGCTCTCCCAACTTTGTATTCCAGGCAGCGAAACTATTTGAAGAAAAAGATCACATTGAACAGTCGTATCTAAGAGCCTATTAAAAAAAACGCCACCAAAGCCCTTTAACAACAGGACGCTACCCCCGGAAGGAGCTTCCATTTCTATAGGCAAATGAATCAAACCCTTACACATCCATTGACAGATGTTATACTTAAGGTCCAAATTGTTTAGACGGTTCGGTTTCATATCAAAAGGCTAGGAAAAGGGGTAAAAGCATGTCAATGACACCTGAAGAGATCATCAAGGATATCAACCAGCTTGTCTCACTGCCGGAAGTGGTTGTTCGTGCCAATCAGTTGCTCGATTCGCCAACGGCTGATGCCGAGGAGATCGGCGAGGTGATCAGTCATGACCCGGCCCTGAGCGCCCAGTTGCTTAAGCTAGTCAACAGTGCCTTTTACCACTTACCTACCAAAGTTGAAACGGTCTCCCGTGCCATCACGGTGGTTGGCCTGAACGAATTGCGGTCATTGATCTTTGCTGCAACAGCAACCGAAACATTCCAAGACCTGTCGCCGGAAAGTATCGACATGAATGCGTTCTGGCAGCGCAGCGTTTACTGCGGCCTGATCGCCAAGAAACTATCGATGGTGCTCCTCGGTGGCAGTGGCGAGACCATGTTTTTGACGG comes from Desulfuromonas acetoxidans DSM 684 and encodes:
- a CDS encoding integron integrase; the protein is MISEEEVSVRADNPKRPPKLLDQMRESMRSRHYRPRTEETYCQWVRRYILFHKKQHPKDMGESEINAFLTYLAVKKKVSASTQNQALSAILYLYRHVIGRDIGDLGEVIRARKPKRLPVVMTREEVKAVLDQLNGDKWLMASLLYGSGLRLMECLQLRVQDLDFAGRELLVRDGKGGKDRRTMLPQSLVAALQEHLIHVKKIHDKDLNDGCGKVPLPGALDRKYPQAPWDWRWQWVFPQANRWKNKITGEEGRHHVHETILQRAVREAVSRAGVVKRVGCHTFRHCFATHLLEAGYDIRTIQELLGHKDVNTTMIYTHVLNKGGKGVQSPMDGLL
- a CDS encoding NADH:flavin oxidoreductase/NADH oxidase, with amino-acid sequence MSTLLSQGTIGNVALRNRVVMPPMCMYQSDDTAQVKDFHKYHYTARALGGIGLIVVEATGIEGRGRISDYDLGIWTDAQMRTHKELVDECHKFGAKMALQIAHAGRKSEVKTTIPVAPSAIAFSQEVPYKKPEALTLEGIEEIKELFADAAVRAQNAGYDIIELHAAHGYLLCEFLSPLTNQRQDRYGGSLENRCRIVLETVKAIKEKVDIPLMVRISADEWMENGWKVEDSIYLSKELEKIGVAAMHISAGGNHEVVDHLPAFEPLYQCDYAQKIKQAVSIPVIAVGLITTPQQGEGILKNGMCDFVAYGRELLRSPNFVFQAAKLFEEKDHIEQSYLRAY
- a CDS encoding 4Fe-4S binding protein, which encodes MARKNEKISSTRRQFLIRVPVLTAGLVALMKTPGRAWVPTGNYRRRIDSQMCINCQTCVDVCPTNAIVEGNDTCVVNATLCIGCQVCDAECPVEAIEEGTEIIAPTVYTDECVACGACTNECPTNAISVGEYAVITINACSGCRKCVDSCPVQTLG
- a CDS encoding SDR family oxidoreductase, with product MNNSLHNKKILIVGGSSGIGLAISKHAYKAGGQLIIASRNAAGRHNDLAALIGNGIETYSFDITSENETVSVMEEIGDIDHLVITARPEISPAPFAETDIKQAKQAFETKFWGQYQLIQKAQGHIRQNGSIILTTGIAGEKIFKNASTMTIINSATDAFCRLLAVELAPIRVNVVSPGFVAPKPPEVEAYAQQFPSGKIASPEEVADAYIYLMKNPYITGTSLVIDGGAILI